The following is a genomic window from Actinomadura sp. WMMB 499.
GTCAGGTACTGGCCGGGCGGCAGGCGGTCGCCCGCCGCCCGGTCCGCGCGCCGGTGGAAGCCCGGCGAGAACGTGTTCATCGTCGCGTGCCCGTCACGTCGCCGGTGCCCGTCAGCGCTTGATGAACTCGAGCAGGTCCCGGTTGAAGCGCTCCTTGTCGCCGGGCACCATGGCGATGCCGTGCGAGGCGCCCTCGTACACCTTGAGCTCGGCGTTCGGGATGATCTGCGCGGACTTGCGGCCGGTGGCGTCGATCGGGACGATCTGGTCGTCGTCGCCGTGCACGATCATCGTGGGGACGTCGAACGCGCGCAGGTCGTCGGTGAAGTCGGTGCGGGCGAACGCGTCCACGCACGCCACGCCGGCCTGGATGTTCTCCTGCATGGCCATGAACCAGAACGCTTCCCGGTTCCCCCGGGTGACCTTGTTGCCCGGCCGGTTCGCGCCGAAGAACCCCTCGGACGCGTCGATCCAGTACTGCGAGCGCTCGGCGAGGATGCCCTTCTTGATGTCCTCGAAGACCTGCGCGGGGACGCCCTCGGGGTTGCCGGGCCCGTGCAGCATCAGCGGCGGGATGGCCGACAGCAGGACCGCCCGGGAGACCCGTCCGGTGCCGTGGCGGCCGATGTAGCGGGCGAGTTCGCCGCCGCCCATGGAGTGCGCGACGAGCGTCGCGTTCCGCAGGTCGAGGTGCTCCATCAGGTCGTTCAGGTCGTCGGCGAAGGTGTCGAAGTCGTAGCCGGTGAACGGCTGGCTGGACCGGCCGTGCCCGCGCCGGTCGTGCGCGATGCCGCGGAAGCCGTTCATCGCGACCATCCGCATCTGGTCTTCCCACGCGTCGGCGTTCAGGGGCCAGCCGTGGATGAACACGACGGGGTCGCCCGCACCCCAGTCCTTGTAGAAGAGGTCCTCGCCGTCCCTCGTCTTGACGAACCCCATGCAGGTGCCCTCCGACTCGTGGTGGTGCCGCTGGAACAGTGCCATGCCGTCCCGATCTCCTCTCGCTCTCAGGGAGAGGGAGCCGGTCGATCCACCCTTCGGCGAAATGTCGGACGCCCTCCCTCGGCGTGACTTCCCGAGGAAGGGCGTCCGATAAGCCACCGGCGATCCAAGAAAGCTTTGCGGCTCCCCGGCTCTCCGCGGCTACCGCACCCGGCTACGGCGCGGCGGGCGTTTCCGTCCGCACCGCCGGGGGCCGCGCCAGCACGTCCGTCCACTGGCGGCAGACCTCGTCGAGGCCGTAGGCCGTGCGGACCTGCTCGCGTGCCTCGGCGGCGTCGCTCTCGAACCGGCCGAGCGCGACGGTCGTGGCGATCGACGCGGCCATGGCCGACGGGTCGTCGTGGATCCACCGGCGGTCGTAGATCGTGTCGGAGCCCGGCCACGGGAGCAGCGCCGGGATCGCGCCGGAGGCCATGCCCTCGGCGGGCGCGAGGTGGAAGCTCTCGTCGTCGCTGGTGGACAGCACGAACCCGATCCGGCGCAGCCAGGACGCGACGTCCCGCCCGTAGGAGTCGAACACGACGCCGCCCGCCAGCAGCGGCGAGCGCCGGATCCGGCGGAACAGCTTCTCGTAGTGCTCGCGCTCCTCGTCCTTCTGCCAGATCCACCAGTACTCCCACGGGAGCTTGGACTTGACGAAGAGGGTGAAGCGCGGGTCGTCGCGGCGCAGCTCCTCCAGCACGTCGACCGCGAGGTCGAGCCGCTTGCGGGACGGCGCGATGCCGATGACCCCGAGGTGGTGCTGCACGCCCGGGAGCTTCGGCCGGTCGAGCTGCCGGTCGTCCACCCAGTTCGGGACGGTGACGACCTTCTCGGCGGGCCAGCCCGTCATCTCACGGGTCAGGGCCGTGTAGTGGGGGCTGACGCAGATGACCTGGTCGACGGCGTCGATGTCGAGCTGCTTGGGCCAGGGCGCGTACAGCTCGAACCGGTGCAGCCGGACGACGAGGCGCTGCCCCTCGCGCTTGTTCTTGGCGTACCACAGCGCGTTCGGGCCGCACCATTCGCAGATGACGACGTCGGCCCACTCGACCAGCTCGCGGCTGCGGTCGGCGTCGTGGGCCTTGAGCGCCGCCCAGTGGTCGACGCGGATCTCCATGTCGGGACGCGACTTCAGGTAGTCGAGGAGGCGGGTGAAGAACTTCAGGTCGTGCCCCGCGACCCCCACGCGCAGCTTCCGCGCGTCCGGACGGTACGCGGCCGCGGCCGCCGCGACCTGCTCGACGGGCGCGGGGAACGTCTCGGTGAGGTAGCCGGTGAGGCGTTCGGCGGCGGCGTCGAGGCTGAACCCCTCGGCGGCGGCCCGGCAGCGCTCGACGGCGAGGTCGAACACGTCGGGGTTCTTGCCGATGATCGTGAGCGCGTCGAGGACGTCGTCCTCGGTCGCGGCGAACAGCGGGTAGTCGGCGCCGAACAGCCGCTCGTGCATGGGCGTCCGGTTGAGGACGACCGGGACGCCGAGCATGCCGCACTCGAGGAGCTTGGTCGACAGTTCGAGGCTCGCGTCCAGCGCCGGGTGCCGCCACGACACGCCGACGTCGCAGCCCGCGGTCAGCCGCATCGCCTCGGCGCGCGGGTGGCCGCCGTGCCAGACGACGCCCTGGCCGCTCTCCAGCGCGGCGCGCATCCGGCCCGCGTAGCCGGGGTCGTCCGGATCGTCGTGGATCTTGTCGCCGACCATGTGCAGCTCGGCGTCCACGCCCCGCTGGGCGAGCCGGCCCGGCAGCGCGGTCATCTCGAGGGTGTTCCAGCGCGGCGCGAACTTGCCGGTGTAGACGAGGCGCAGCGCGCGCCCGTCCGGGGCCCCGGCGGGGCGCGGCTCCATGCCGTCCGGGAGGACGACGACGGGCGGGAACAGCACGCTCTTGCCCGCGGTCGCGGGGACGGCGGCCTCCAGGAAGCCGCGCAGCTCCTCGGTCTGGCAGAGCAGCAGCCGGGACGCGTCGGCGATGCGGCGCAGCTCGCCCCTGGCGGCGTTGTCGAACTCCCCGGCCGACTGCGGGACGTCGGTGAGGTAGGTCCACAGCCGTCCGGCGAGGCCGGTGTGGGACAGCTTCCCGGCGAGCCGGCGGCCGCGCACGACGGCGAGGTCGAACGGCTCCTCCGCGTCGACGCGGCCGAGGATCACCGCGGCCGTCTGCGGGTTCATCGGGACGTCCGAGTCGATCAGGCGCTCGGCGTGCGGGCTGCGGACGGTGACGCCGGGCAGCCCGCGCAGCGGGTCGACGAGGCGCCCGGTGCGCACCGGCGCCTTGAGGACGAGCGTCACCTCGCAGCCCGCGCGGGCGAGCGCCTGCACCATGCCCTGCACCCAGATCGCCGATCCGTCGATCAGGTTCAGGTCGACGTCGCCGTAGACGAGAGCGCGTGGTTTCACCTGGTCTCCTTTCAACGGGCCGGCTCCAGCGGAGTCTCCAGCAGCTCGGCGAGCCGGCCGGGCGTCGCCGCGACGGCGTCCCAGTGCAGGGTCGCCAGGGTCGCCGGGACGTGCGCGGCGTCCGCGTCGTTCCACAGGACGAGCGGCAGGTCGCGGGAGGCGGCGAGAGCGCGCAGGTCGTTCAGCGCGCGGTCGCGGTCGAACATGCCCGGGACGCCCAGGTACGCCCAGGCCTCGCCGGGCGCCCCGGCGGCGGCGTCGACGACGAGCAGGTCGGCGTCGGCGGTGTCCAGGGCGAGCGCGGCGTCGTGCGGGTACAGCCGGATCACCTTGGCGTGCGCGGCGAGGGTCTCGGCGGCGCGCGCGCCGAGCACGCCCGCGACGACGATGCCCTCGTGGGGAGCGGCGACGAGGAGGCGGTCCTCGCTGCGGGTCACCGGGTCGAGCTGCACCCGCCCGTTGTCGGTGGTCTTCGGTGCCGCCACCGGGGCGCTGCGCTTGCGCCACAGCTGGTACAGCTCCCTGGGCAGCCGGGCGCCGCGCCGCTTGGGGTTGCGGGCGGCACCGGCGACCAGCCGGCCGAACTGCACGGTCGTCGAGGCCTCGAGCGCGGCGAGCCGCCGCTCGAGCTCCTGGACGCGGGCCTCCCGCTCGCGCAGCGCCGCGCGCAGCCGCGCGGCCTGCTGCTTCGCCTTGGCGCCGTCCTTGGCGGCCCGGGCGCTCGCGGCGGCCCGGGGGGCGTCCCCGCCGCGCCGGATCGGATCAGTCACCGATGAACTCCATGATCACTTCTGCGATGCGGGGGCCGGCCGCGCCGTCCCACAGCGGTGGCCTCCGCGCGTCGTCGTCCCGTCCGGCGCCCGCCTCGGCGTCCGCCGCGGCGTCCGTCTCGGCGGCCGCCTCGAGGACCTTGCGCACCCGCGGCACCAGCTCCTCGAACGTGACGAGCTGGTTCGTGCCGTGGGTGATGGTGATGGGCCGCTCGGTGTTGGGCCGGACCGTCAGGCACGGCACACCGAGGATCGTGGTCTCCTCCTGCAGGCCTCCCGAGTCGGTGACGACGGCGGCGGCGCCGCGCACCGCCGCGATGAAGTCGGTGTACCCGAGCGGCTCCAGGACGTGCACGCCGTCGTGGTCGTCCAGCCCGGCGGCCATCAGATTGGCACGGCCGCGCGGATGCACCGGGATGACCAGGTCGGCCAGGTCGGCGATGCCGTGCAGCCGCCGGACGAGGTCGGCGGCGGTGTCGGCCGCGTCCACGTTCGCGGGCCGGTGCATCGTCGCCAGGACGTACCGGTCCGGGAGCCCGTGCTCCGCGCGGACCCGTCCGGTGTCGAACGAGTCCAGGTTCGCCAGCAGCGTGTCGATCATCGGGTTGCCGACCAGGTGCGCGCGCTCCACCGGCACGCCCTCGTTCGCCAGGTGCCCGATCCCCTCCGGGCTTGTGACCAGGCAGATGTCGGAGAGCTGGTCGGTGAGCCGGCGGTTGACCTCCTCGGGCATCGTCATGTCGAAGCTGCGCAGCCCGGCCTCCACATGGGCGACGGGGATGTGCAGCTTGGCCGCGACGAGGGCGGCGGCGATGGTCGAGTTCACGTCGCCGTACACGATGACGACCGAGGGTGAACGGCTCGTGAACTCCTCCTCGAGCCCGGTCATGAGCGCGGCCGTCTGCGCGGCGTGCGAACCGGAGCCGACGCCGAGGTTGACGTCGGGCTCGGGAAGGCCGAGCTCGTCGAAGAAGATCTCCGACATGCGGGCGTCGTAGTGCTGCCCGGTGTGGACGACCGTCTGCTCGGCGCCCGCGGCCGCCAGGGCCCGGATCACCGGGGCGGCCTTGACGAAGTTCGGCCGCGCCCCGAGGACGTGCACGATGGGTGCCAACACAATTTCCCTTCTGTTCATCGGGTCTGCCTACGCTTCCCCGCCGTGCTGAAAAAATCCGTCTACCTGCCGGGACTCGCCCTGCGGCAGCTCCGCGACGACCCGGCGCGCGCGCCCCGGCTCGCCGTGCGGCTGCTGGCGCGCGCGACCCCGGGACGGCCGGGCGCGCGGCTCGCGCGCTCCCGGCTCGCGGTGCCGCGGCCCCGCGTCGTCCGGCGCGAGAACGCGGAGCTGCGCGCGCTGCTCGCGCACGTCCCGCCGAGCCCGCCGAGCCCGCGGGGCCCCCGGACCCCGCCGGTCGATCCGGGGGCCGCCGGGTCGACCGGCGGTCCCGCTCGTCCGTCCTCCCCGTCCGGCGGGGCGGTCCTGCAGTTCGTGACGAACGCGTTGCCGAACACGAACGCCGGTTATACCGTCCGCACGCACCGCATCGCGCTGGCGCTGCGCGGGCAGGGGCGGGACGTGCACGTCGCGACGCGGCTCGGCTACCCGCTCAACCAGGGCATCGGCGACGCCCGGCCGCGCGTGGACGTCGACGGCGTCACCTACCACCGGCTGCTGCCGTGGCTGCCGCCCGCCGACCCGGTGCGGGCCGTCGAGCGGGCGGCCGACCTGGCCGGGCCGCTCGTGGACGAGGTGCGCCCGGCCGTGCTGCACGCGGTGAGCAACCACCTGAACGCGGCCGTCGCGCTGGAGCTGCGGCGGCGCCGCGGGGTGCCCGTGGTGTACGAGGTGCGGGGCTTCCTGGAGGACTCCTGGCTCTCCCGCGACCCGTCGCACCGCGAGTCCGACGAGTTCTACCGGCTCACGCGGGAGCTGGAGACGCGGCGGATGAACGAGGCGGACGCGGTCGTCACGCTCGGCGAGGCGATGCGCGCGGAGATCGCGTCGCGCGGCGTCCCGGCGGAGAAGATCTTCACGGTGCCGAACGGGGTGGACGAGGCGTTCCTGGAGCCGCTGCCGGACGCCTCCGACCTGCGGGCCGAGCTGGGCATCGCGCCGGACGCGTTCACGGTGGGGCTGACGTCGTCGTTCTTCGGCTACGAGGGCATCGACACGCTGATCGACGCGGCGGCGCTGCTGCGCGACCGGGGCACGCCCGTCACGCTGCTGCTCGTCGGGGACGGCCCGGAGCGCGGCGCGCTGGAGCGGCGCGCGGCCGGGCACGGCGTTCAGGCCGTGTTCACCGGCCGGGTTCCGATGCGGTCCGTACGCCGCCACCACGCGCTCCTGGATGTCTTCGCGGTCCCCCGACGGGCGGACCGGGTCTGCCGACTGGTCACGCCTCTGAAGCCGATCGAGGCGATGGCAGGGGGAATCCCCGTTATAGCCAGTGATGTCAAGGCTCTTCGCGAAATCGTGGAACCCGGCGTGACCGGGACGTTAACAGTTCCGGAAGACCCGGAATCATGGGCTGATCAGCTGGATGAGCTGGCCTACAGTCCAGAAAGAAGGCGAAAAATCGGTCGGGCGGCCCGCGAATGGGTCAGGGCCGAGCGCACATGGGGCGCCGTCGCGTCCGGATACCGCGCCGCATACGCGTACGGCGACCCGCTGATCGCCGATTCACCGTGAATCCGTGTAATCCGTGAATATCGCGAAGGGAGCCGAGTGATGGATCTGGTTGTCATCGGACTCGGCTACGTGGGTCTCCCGCTCGTGCGGGAGGCGTGCCGTGCCGGCCTGAAGGTCGCCGGGCTCGACCTGGACGAGCGCGTCGTGACCGGCCTGCTCGAGGGACGCTCGCACGTCGACGACGTCTCGCCGGACGAGGTCCGGGACATGCTCGCGGCCGGTTTCGCGCCGAGCACGTCCGAGGACGTCCTGGACGGCGCGCCCACCGTGGTGATCTGCGTCCCGACCCCGCTGTCGCCGGAGGGCGGGCCCGACCTGACGGCCGTGCGCGGCGCGGCCGGGGCGGTCTCCCGGCACCTGGCGCGGGGCGCCCTCGTCGTGCTGGAGTCGACCACGTACCCGGGCACGACCGAGGAGGTCGTCCGGCCGATCCTGGAGGAGTCCGGCCGGGTCGCCGGGCAGGACTTCCACCTGGCGTTCTCGCCGGAGCGGATCGACCCGGGCAACCCCGTCTACGGCGTCCGCAACACCCCGAAGATCGTCGGCGGGCTGACGCCGGCCTGCGCGTCCGCCGCCTCGGCGTTCTACGGCAAGTTCGTGGAGCGGGTCGTGGAGGCCAAGGGCACCCGCGAGGCCGAGATGGCCAAGCTGCTGGAGAACACCTACCGGCACGTCAACATCGCGCTGGTCAACGAGATGGCCGTGTTCTGCAACGAGCTCGGCATCGACCTGTGGGACGCCATC
Proteins encoded in this region:
- the wecB gene encoding non-hydrolyzing UDP-N-acetylglucosamine 2-epimerase, with translation MVHVLGARPNFVKAAPVIRALAAAGAEQTVVHTGQHYDARMSEIFFDELGLPEPDVNLGVGSGSHAAQTAALMTGLEEEFTSRSPSVVIVYGDVNSTIAAALVAAKLHIPVAHVEAGLRSFDMTMPEEVNRRLTDQLSDICLVTSPEGIGHLANEGVPVERAHLVGNPMIDTLLANLDSFDTGRVRAEHGLPDRYVLATMHRPANVDAADTAADLVRRLHGIADLADLVIPVHPRGRANLMAAGLDDHDGVHVLEPLGYTDFIAAVRGAAAVVTDSGGLQEETTILGVPCLTVRPNTERPITITHGTNQLVTFEELVPRVRKVLEAAAETDAAADAEAGAGRDDDARRPPLWDGAAGPRIAEVIMEFIGD
- a CDS encoding glycosyltransferase family 1 protein; translation: MVQALARAGCEVTLVLKAPVRTGRLVDPLRGLPGVTVRSPHAERLIDSDVPMNPQTAAVILGRVDAEEPFDLAVVRGRRLAGKLSHTGLAGRLWTYLTDVPQSAGEFDNAARGELRRIADASRLLLCQTEELRGFLEAAVPATAGKSVLFPPVVVLPDGMEPRPAGAPDGRALRLVYTGKFAPRWNTLEMTALPGRLAQRGVDAELHMVGDKIHDDPDDPGYAGRMRAALESGQGVVWHGGHPRAEAMRLTAGCDVGVSWRHPALDASLELSTKLLECGMLGVPVVLNRTPMHERLFGADYPLFAATEDDVLDALTIIGKNPDVFDLAVERCRAAAEGFSLDAAAERLTGYLTETFPAPVEQVAAAAAAYRPDARKLRVGVAGHDLKFFTRLLDYLKSRPDMEIRVDHWAALKAHDADRSRELVEWADVVICEWCGPNALWYAKNKREGQRLVVRLHRFELYAPWPKQLDIDAVDQVICVSPHYTALTREMTGWPAEKVVTVPNWVDDRQLDRPKLPGVQHHLGVIGIAPSRKRLDLAVDVLEELRRDDPRFTLFVKSKLPWEYWWIWQKDEEREHYEKLFRRIRRSPLLAGGVVFDSYGRDVASWLRRIGFVLSTSDDESFHLAPAEGMASGAIPALLPWPGSDTIYDRRWIHDDPSAMAASIATTVALGRFESDAAEAREQVRTAYGLDEVCRQWTDVLARPPAVRTETPAAP
- a CDS encoding alpha/beta fold hydrolase, producing MGFVKTRDGEDLFYKDWGAGDPVVFIHGWPLNADAWEDQMRMVAMNGFRGIAHDRRGHGRSSQPFTGYDFDTFADDLNDLMEHLDLRNATLVAHSMGGGELARYIGRHGTGRVSRAVLLSAIPPLMLHGPGNPEGVPAQVFEDIKKGILAERSQYWIDASEGFFGANRPGNKVTRGNREAFWFMAMQENIQAGVACVDAFARTDFTDDLRAFDVPTMIVHGDDDQIVPIDATGRKSAQIIPNAELKVYEGASHGIAMVPGDKERFNRDLLEFIKR
- a CDS encoding glycosyltransferase family 4 protein; protein product: MLKKSVYLPGLALRQLRDDPARAPRLAVRLLARATPGRPGARLARSRLAVPRPRVVRRENAELRALLAHVPPSPPSPRGPRTPPVDPGAAGSTGGPARPSSPSGGAVLQFVTNALPNTNAGYTVRTHRIALALRGQGRDVHVATRLGYPLNQGIGDARPRVDVDGVTYHRLLPWLPPADPVRAVERAADLAGPLVDEVRPAVLHAVSNHLNAAVALELRRRRGVPVVYEVRGFLEDSWLSRDPSHRESDEFYRLTRELETRRMNEADAVVTLGEAMRAEIASRGVPAEKIFTVPNGVDEAFLEPLPDASDLRAELGIAPDAFTVGLTSSFFGYEGIDTLIDAAALLRDRGTPVTLLLVGDGPERGALERRAAGHGVQAVFTGRVPMRSVRRHHALLDVFAVPRRADRVCRLVTPLKPIEAMAGGIPVIASDVKALREIVEPGVTGTLTVPEDPESWADQLDELAYSPERRRKIGRAAREWVRAERTWGAVASGYRAAYAYGDPLIADSP
- a CDS encoding nucleotide sugar dehydrogenase, giving the protein MDLVVIGLGYVGLPLVREACRAGLKVAGLDLDERVVTGLLEGRSHVDDVSPDEVRDMLAAGFAPSTSEDVLDGAPTVVICVPTPLSPEGGPDLTAVRGAAGAVSRHLARGALVVLESTTYPGTTEEVVRPILEESGRVAGQDFHLAFSPERIDPGNPVYGVRNTPKIVGGLTPACASAASAFYGKFVERVVEAKGTREAEMAKLLENTYRHVNIALVNEMAVFCNELGIDLWDAIDCAATKPFGFQAFRPGPGVGGHCIPIDPNYLSYKVRSLGYPFRFVELAQEINDRMPRYVAERAQQLLNREGRALKGAKVLLLGVTYKADIADQRESPARPVARRLARLGADLAFHDPYVSGWRVDDTEVRDAGDDLPAALADADLVIVLADHADYDPGTLSRHARLLFDTRGRTRGVERETVELL